GGGATCAGTGACTCCCTAAGGCTGCATTATGAATGCAGGAGTAGATGGTCTTAGGATAGTTTTCATATCTTGTGTATTAGCCACCCTAAGGGTCCTTACCGTAACAATTTTCATGAAGCTGCATCAGGACGTGGTCATAACATCGTGACTAGGGTCTATGGGGCAGTTAGATTGGTGTATGGTGAGGCTGCGACTGAGGCTGGGGGATTCTGTAACCACTTCAATGTTCTCACTGATGAAAAGAGAACAAAGAGGCTGAAGCCCAAGTTTCATGCTTTTGGGAGAAGGCTCGGCTGGGGACTCTGTAACATGGTTGGACTTCCTCACTTCTTGTGATGTGGGTGCAGAGCCTGGGTGGGAACAGCAACCCAGGCTCTTGGAAATAGGAGGTGGATACCAGTATCTGAGCCCTCAGCTAAAAGACTCCTGGGTAGAGCAGGTGTTTAAGGGTTGCGGgtgagaaacaaaaagaaaaggagtacttgtggcaccttagagactaacaaatttattagagcataagctttcgtgagctacagctcacttcatcggatgcatttggtggaaaaaacagaggagagatttatatacatacacagagaacatgaaacaatgggtttatcatacacactgtaaggagagtgatcacttaagataagccatcaccagcagcagggggggggaaaggaggaaaacctttcatggtgacaagcaaggtaggctaattccagcagttaacaagaatatcagaggaacagtggggggtggggtgggggggagaaatatcatggggaactagttttactttgtgtaatgactcatccattcccagtctctattcaagcctaagttaattgtatccagtttgcaaattaattccaattcagcagtctctccttggagtctgtttttgaagcttttttgttgaaggatagccactcttaggtctgtgatcaagtgaccagagagattgaagtgttctccaactggtttttgaatgttataattcttgacgtctgatttgtgtccattcattcttttacgtagagactgtccagtttggccaatgtacatggcagaggggcattgctggcacatgatggcatatatcacattggtagatgcgcaggtgaacgagcctctgatagtgtggctgatgtgattaggccctatgatggtatcccctgaatagatatgtggacagagttggcaacgagctttgttgcaaggataggttcctgggttagtggttctgttgtgtggtgtgtggttgctggtgagtatttgcttcagattggggggctgtctgtaagcaaggactggcctgtctcccaagatatgtgagagtgatgggtcgtccttcaggataggttgtagatccttgatgatgcgttggagaggttttagttgggggctgaaggtgatggctagtggcgttctgttattttctttgttgggcctgtcctgtagtaggtgacttctgggtacccttctggctctgtcaatctgtttcttcacttcagcaggtgggtattgtagtagtaagaatgatagagatcttgtaggtgtttgtctccatctgaggagttggagcaaatgcggttatatcgtagagcttggctgtagacaatggatcaagtggtatgatctggatgaaagctagaggcatgtaggtaggaatagcggtcagtacatttccgatatagggtggtgtttatgtgaccatcgcttattagcaccgtagtgtccaggaagtggatctcttgtgtggactggtccaggctgaggttgatggtgggatggaaattgttgaaatcctggtggaattcctcaagagcttcttttccatgggtccagatgatgaagatgtcatcaatgtagcgcaagtagagtaggggcattaggggacgagagctgaggaagcgttgttctaagtcagccataaaaatgttggcatactgtggggccatgcgggtacccatcgcagtgtcactgatttgaaggtatacattgtccccaaatgtgaaatagttatgggtgaggacaaagtcacaaacttcagccaccaggttagccgtgacagtatcggggatactgttcctgacggcttgtagaccatctttgtgtggagtgttggtgtagagggcttctacatccatagtggctaggatggttttttcaggaagatcaccaatggactgtagtttcctcaggaagtcagtggtgtctcgaagatagctgggagtgctggtaacgaagggcctgaggagggagtctacatagccagacaatcctgctgtcagggtgccaatgcctgagatgatggggcgtccaggatttccagttttatggatcttgggtagcagatagaatacaccaggtcggggttctaggggtgtgtctgtgcggatttgttcttgtgctttttcagggagtttcttgagcaaatgctgtagtttcttttggtaactctcagtgggatcagagggtaatggtttgtagaaagtggtgctggagagctgcctagtagcctcttgttcatactccgacttattcatgatgacgacagcacctcctttgtcagcctttttgattatgatgtcagagttgtttctgaggctgtggatggcactgtgttctgcatggctgaggttatggggtaagcgatgctgcttttccacaatttcagctcgtgcacgtcggcggaagcagtctatgtagaaatccaggctgctgtgttgaccttcaggaggagtccacccagaatccttctttttgtagtgttggtaggaaggtctctgtgggttaatatgttgttcagaggtgtgttggaaatattccttgagtctgagacgtcgaaaataggattctaggtcaccacagaactgtatcatgttcgtgggggtggaggggcaaaaggagaggccccgagataggacagattcttccgctgggctaagagtatagttggatagattaacaatattgctgggtgggttacgggaacattgttgtggtcccttgtggcatgtagtagtttagatagcttagtgtcctttttcttttgtagagaagcaaagtgtgtgttgtaaatggcttgtctagtttttgtaaagtccagccacgaggaagtttgtgtggaaggttggttctttatgagaaagagagagcacaAAGCCCACGGAGGACGCCAGGTCTATGGCATCTCAAAGCGGACTTCCTTAAAGACAGGAGTCTAAAGCTGTCTCCTCTGAagcttgtttttccccctctctctccctgtggcatctcgaggctatgtctacactacagatgagCTGCTGTTccactgctgctgtgccactggaaggtctcccatgtagctgctctatgtgTAATTAAACCACCCTCATAGAGCCggggtagctatgtcagtgggagagcctCTCTCGCCACCATAGCTCTGTCCATTCCAGCACTTTTGCCTGTGAAACTTATTTCGGTCGGGGTTGGTGGGGGTGGTGTTTTTCCACAAACGTTTTAGGCAccaaagcgctagtgtagacaaagcccagCTGAGCCCTTGGGTTCCAGCCCtaagccctggggagggaggctgaTGAACTGGGAGGCTGCCACAGCGACCAGCACAGGGCCCGTGGTCACCGTAAGGGcggccaggctgggtcagagcaggggcccATTAGCCCAGGGTCCGGGCAGCCGGCAGCGCCAgcgggaaggaacagaacaggggatCACCACGTGCCCGATGGAACAACAGCCCCGGTCGCTTTCGCTCCACccggcggcggggcggggccgcgCCGCGGTgcggggggccggcgggggggagATTGCGGGGAGGGGGATTTGCGGGGCTCCCATGAGCTCCGGTCGGTTGGGCTCCCGGGgagaggcgggggcgggggctgcgggACGGGACCGGACTGTCCCGCGGGGGGCTCCCGGGGCGCCGCCCGCAAGACCCGCCCCTTGCCCGGGCCCGGGCAGGCGGCAGCCCCCGTCCCCTCCGGCGCGCTGGGATTGGACGGCGGGTCCCATCCTGGCCCGCCCTCATTGCGGGCGGAGCGCTGTGATTGGGCGATGGGTCCCCGCCCTCCCCGCCGGGTTCTCGCGGGAAGTGGGGCCGGagtctcgcccccccccccagcgctgtGGTTCCGCCGCGCCCGCCCCCACAGGTAGGAACttccgggggggcggggctccgcGCTGCTCCGCCCCCGGGTGCAGGGTCGCCAGGTGCCCCGGacctgaggggaaggggctgcgGGCTCCGGGACCTGGGGCGCCGGGGTGGGTCTGGGGCCGCCGGCGGCCGCTCTCCGGAGCGCTCCTACCTCCGCGCGGCTGCCGGCGAGCGCGGCTTTCCAGCCCCGCGCCCGGCAGCCCGGCGGCGCGCGGTGATTGGCCGGCGGTCTGGGGGCGGCGCGCTGGGATTGGGCAGCGCGTGTCCCCGCCCCGCtggcgggcgggggcgggggcggg
Above is a window of Dermochelys coriacea isolate rDerCor1 chromosome 10, rDerCor1.pri.v4, whole genome shotgun sequence DNA encoding:
- the LOC119863070 gene encoding basic proline-rich protein-like; this translates as METTSSQGVRQPLPRPTCQGKPGPQPAQAPQALATPGDTSQPTRRGAEPETPRSSAGGGRRPRSRRGSRPPRPAGPGSSHLCRAAGRGPPSARQLLPVPGPGGTRVRGAPGGGDVGPRRTPPPPPPASGAGTRAAQSQRAAPRPPANHRAPPGCRARGWKAALAGSRAEVGALRRAAAGGPRPTPAPQVPEPAAPSPQVRGTWRPCTRGRSSAEPRPPGSSYLWGRARRNHSAGGGGETPAPLPARTRRGGRGPIAQSQRSARNEGGPGWDPPSNPSAPEGTGAAACPGPGKGRVLRAAPREPPAGQSGPVPQPPPPPLPGSPTDRSSWEPRKSPSPQSPPRRPPAPRRGPAPPPGGAKATGAVVPSGTW